From one Deinococcus aetherius genomic stretch:
- a CDS encoding integrase core domain-containing protein produces MTSSCLAASPCTFHSARHAQVLLDGWRNFYNSARPHSSLAYLTPDEFAQRWAGPTALPAVVHSP; encoded by the coding sequence ATGACAAGCAGTTGCTTGGCGGCTTCGCCCTGCACCTTTCACTCCGCCCGACACGCCCAGGTGCTGCTGGATGGCTGGCGCAACTTCTACAACAGCGCCAGGCCGCATTCTTCCCTGGCCTACCTTACCCCGGACGAGTTCGCCCAGCGGTGGGCTGGGCCCACCGCCCTGCCCGCCGTCGTACACTCCCCCTGA
- a CDS encoding DUF4386 domain-containing protein, whose protein sequence is MTSLTSARPEVPTVRPAPRAALFAVAATQFVLMFGAAGVLSSGLGWPQSLDLPAAQALPLIHEQASTVALGYSLYFLSAFLLIPLAVMVGGALKERDGSSAFLSVTVTLGALAGVLKLLGIVRWLVAMPALAASYVSGGEASQATVAVMYDILNNYAGGVGEALGVQLFAGLWTLLVSVVLFRLPRGRVLGTAGLVASALLLAGLTELFGTDLGPVLTVSGVFWQVWLLALGLTFLRARR, encoded by the coding sequence ATGACCAGCCTGACGTCTGCCCGCCCCGAAGTGCCCACCGTTCGCCCCGCCCCCCGCGCCGCGCTGTTCGCCGTGGCCGCCACCCAGTTCGTCCTGATGTTCGGGGCAGCCGGGGTGCTCTCAAGCGGCCTGGGCTGGCCCCAGAGCCTCGACTTGCCCGCCGCCCAGGCCCTGCCCCTGATCCATGAGCAGGCCAGCACGGTCGCCCTCGGCTACAGCCTGTATTTCCTCTCGGCCTTCTTGCTCATCCCACTCGCCGTCATGGTGGGGGGGGCCTTGAAAGAACGCGACGGCAGCAGTGCCTTTCTCAGCGTCACGGTCACGCTGGGCGCGCTCGCAGGCGTCCTCAAGCTCCTGGGGATTGTCCGCTGGCTGGTGGCGATGCCCGCGCTGGCCGCCAGTTACGTGAGCGGCGGCGAGGCCTCCCAGGCGACCGTGGCCGTGATGTACGACATCCTCAACAACTACGCTGGCGGGGTCGGCGAAGCGCTGGGTGTGCAACTGTTCGCCGGACTGTGGACGCTGCTGGTGAGCGTGGTGCTGTTCCGGCTGCCGCGCGGCCGGGTCCTGGGCACCGCCGGTCTGGTGGCCAGCGCCCTCCTGCTCGCCGGGCTCACCGAGCTGTTCGGCACCGACCTTGGCCCCGTGCTGACCGTCTCGGGGGTCTTCTGGCAGGTCTGGCTGCTGGCCCTGGGCCTGACCTTCCTGCGTGCCCGCCGCTGA
- a CDS encoding transposase, with protein MPGRTHSREFKLDIVNQVNGGQKTTAQLCREHALSPSLIHRWRKEVEARGEAAFTDQAKPDQSLEQRIAELERFCGQLSLENTILKKSLATYRSKGGTK; from the coding sequence ATGCCCGGACGCACCCACAGCCGTGAGTTCAAGCTCGACATTGTGAACCAGGTCAACGGGGGTCAAAAGACGACTGCCCAGCTCTGCCGGGAGCATGCCCTCTCACCCAGCCTCATTCACCGGTGGCGGAAGGAGGTCGAGGCCCGAGGGGAAGCGGCCTTCACCGACCAGGCCAAACCCGACCAGTCGTTGGAACAACGTATTGCCGAGCTGGAGCGGTTCTGCGGGCAGTTGTCGCTGGAGAACACGATCCTGAAAAAGTCGTTGGCGACGTACCGCTCGAAAGGAGGCACCAAATGA
- a CDS encoding IS6 family transposase → MPSGKKPPGDRFPLVVIGSAVWLYHRFTLSYRDVEELLLERGIIVTRESIRNWCIKFSDLFAQGLRHREPRRGSRWHLDEMHVDVGGVTHWLWRAVDERGTVLDVFLQEHRDTEAARTFFVRLLGEHAVPEVIHTDKLWSYGAALRKLPVLHEVEHVQVVSTARCNNLIEQSYRPTRQQERQQRGFRSRKRAQGFLDLHARMTNLHYPARSTVVRRSWPYNTPRVSAPRDTGT, encoded by the coding sequence GTGCCCAGCGGTAAAAAGCCTCCCGGGGATCGGTTCCCCCTCGTCGTGATCGGCTCTGCCGTCTGGCTGTACCATCGCTTCACCCTGAGTTACCGGGATGTCGAGGAACTGCTGCTGGAACGGGGAATCATCGTCACGCGCGAATCTATCCGGAACTGGTGTATCAAGTTCAGTGACCTCTTCGCTCAGGGCTTACGCCACCGGGAACCCCGGCGGGGTTCCCGGTGGCACCTCGATGAGATGCACGTGGATGTCGGTGGGGTCACACACTGGCTGTGGCGAGCCGTGGATGAACGCGGAACCGTGCTGGACGTCTTCTTGCAGGAACACCGAGATACCGAGGCGGCCAGAACGTTCTTCGTCCGCCTCTTGGGGGAACACGCCGTGCCGGAGGTCATCCACACGGACAAACTTTGGAGCTACGGTGCAGCGCTCCGGAAACTCCCCGTGCTCCACGAGGTGGAGCACGTCCAGGTAGTCTCGACTGCCCGTTGCAACAACCTGATCGAGCAGTCCTACCGACCGACACGGCAGCAGGAACGGCAACAGCGGGGGTTCAGGTCACGAAAGCGAGCACAGGGCTTTCTCGACTTACACGCCCGTATGACGAATCTCCACTACCCTGCCCGCTCCACCGTCGTGAGGCGTTCCTGGCCGTACAACACGCCCAGGGTCAGCGCCCCCAGGGACACCGGCACGTAG
- a CDS encoding pyridoxal phosphate-dependent decarboxylase family protein, with product MDPTLQHDAEHIEHILHEVAREASRVLTALPGRPVAQRPGTAKPLALPDQGLGFQATLDHFRTRYADALSGSAGPRYLGFVTGGATPAALAGDWLVSTFDQNVAPSGESAAPLLERETLALLRTLFGLSEAHSGSFVTGATMSNFVGLALARQWWAHQHGRDAAQEGLSGLPPLRVLSGAPHSSVYKALSMLGIGRSSVEVVPVLPGREAVDLAALEERLMAQGGELCVVVANAGTVNTVDFDDLSAIAALRERYGFWLHVDAAFGAFAACSPEFRHLTAGLDLADSVTVDAHKWLNVPYDAAMQFTRHPELQVQVFQNSAAYLGLPTAEPDFVHLTPENSRRLRALPAWFSLLAYGAAGYREIVERNVACARDLGGRVATSPQFRLLAPVRLNVACFALQGEEGNLAEVTAAFLARLRDDGRAFLTPTVYEGTPGVRAAFSNWRTTPADVEVVWRAMGDALAPQST from the coding sequence ATGGACCCCACCCTGCAACACGACGCCGAACACATTGAACACATTCTGCACGAGGTCGCGCGGGAGGCCTCCCGCGTACTCACCGCGTTGCCCGGGCGGCCCGTCGCTCAGAGACCCGGCACGGCCAAGCCCCTCGCGTTGCCGGACCAGGGACTTGGTTTTCAAGCCACCCTCGACCACTTCCGGACGCGGTACGCGGACGCGCTGAGCGGCAGCGCCGGGCCGCGCTACCTGGGCTTCGTCACGGGTGGGGCCACGCCGGCGGCCCTCGCGGGCGACTGGCTGGTGAGCACCTTCGACCAGAACGTCGCACCCTCTGGAGAATCCGCCGCGCCCCTGCTCGAACGCGAGACGCTGGCGCTGCTGCGAACGCTGTTCGGGCTGTCAGAGGCCCATTCCGGCAGCTTCGTCACGGGGGCCACGATGTCGAACTTCGTGGGCCTCGCCCTCGCCCGGCAGTGGTGGGCCCACCAGCACGGCCGAGACGCCGCGCAGGAGGGCCTCTCGGGACTCCCGCCCCTGCGCGTCCTGAGCGGGGCGCCGCACTCCAGCGTGTATAAGGCCCTGTCCATGCTTGGCATAGGTCGGAGTAGCGTCGAGGTGGTGCCCGTGCTGCCGGGGCGAGAAGCCGTGGACCTCGCGGCGCTGGAGGAACGCCTGATGGCCCAGGGCGGCGAGCTCTGCGTGGTGGTGGCGAATGCCGGAACAGTGAACACTGTGGACTTCGACGACCTAAGCGCTATCGCGGCGCTGCGGGAGCGGTACGGATTCTGGCTGCACGTGGACGCGGCTTTTGGCGCCTTCGCCGCCTGCTCCCCGGAGTTCCGCCACCTCACCGCCGGCCTCGACCTCGCTGACTCGGTGACGGTAGACGCGCACAAGTGGCTCAACGTTCCCTACGACGCGGCCATGCAATTTACCCGGCACCCCGAGCTTCAGGTGCAGGTGTTCCAGAACAGCGCGGCCTACCTGGGCCTGCCCACGGCGGAGCCCGACTTCGTGCACCTCACGCCAGAGAACTCGCGGCGGCTGCGGGCCCTGCCCGCCTGGTTCAGCCTCCTGGCGTATGGGGCCGCCGGCTACCGCGAGATTGTCGAGCGCAACGTGGCATGTGCGCGTGACCTCGGCGGGCGTGTGGCGACCTCGCCGCAGTTCCGGCTGCTGGCGCCCGTCCGCCTGAACGTCGCGTGTTTCGCCTTGCAGGGGGAGGAGGGGAACCTTGCGGAAGTCACGGCGGCGTTCCTGGCCCGGCTGCGGGACGATGGCCGGGCGTTCCTGACGCCGACGGTGTATGAGGGCACCCCGGGTGTGCGGGCGGCGTTCAGCAACTGGCGCACCACGCCTGCCGATGTGGAAGTGGTGTGGAGGGCGATGGGGGACGCGCTGGCGCCGCAGAGCACGTAG
- a CDS encoding cupin domain-containing protein has protein sequence MARPGDVLRGGGKRLVFLETKADTNGARLSFDEFVEAGEDAVPAHVHPRQRELFTVVSGTLGVRVGGKERLVAAGEAVEVPPGAPHTYWNAGGSELHHVVTLEPALDHETFFESVYGLAREGFSPQRKTLRNLMLLAQLFAGHDNWLAGVPVPLQRVLFPLLAALGRALGLKVWKPTYAAVGGEVSLNPPTLV, from the coding sequence ATGGCCAGACCCGGAGACGTTCTGCGAGGCGGCGGCAAGCGGCTCGTGTTCCTCGAGACCAAAGCGGACACGAACGGCGCCCGTCTCTCGTTCGACGAGTTCGTGGAGGCGGGGGAGGACGCGGTGCCCGCTCATGTTCATCCCCGCCAGCGGGAACTCTTCACGGTCGTCTCCGGCACCCTGGGGGTGCGGGTCGGCGGGAAGGAGCGTCTGGTTGCCGCCGGGGAAGCTGTCGAGGTCCCGCCCGGCGCGCCGCACACCTACTGGAACGCCGGGGGCAGCGAACTCCACCACGTCGTGACTCTCGAGCCCGCCCTCGACCACGAGACCTTTTTTGAGAGCGTGTACGGTCTCGCCCGGGAGGGCTTCTCGCCACAGCGCAAGACGCTGCGCAACCTGATGTTGCTGGCCCAACTGTTCGCGGGGCACGACAACTGGCTGGCCGGAGTTCCCGTACCGCTTCAACGCGTCCTCTTTCCGCTCCTCGCGGCCCTCGGCCGCGCACTCGGTCTGAAGGTCTGGAAACCCACATACGCCGCAGTGGGCGGGGAGGTGAGCCTGAACCCACCGACTCTGGTCTGA
- a CDS encoding GNAT family N-acetyltransferase → MTCPAVRSIGVTPDLPTILDIYNEAVLNTTASYDYEPTNLEARLGWFDAKMEQGLPVFVAQDQGTVVGWGSYGPFRAWPGYLYTVEHSVYVAADQRGKGIGRRLLPPLIEHARAKGLHAMIAGIDADNAASLRLHEGLGFVKVAHFRQVGWKFDRWLDLVFLELLLDDGDRTPARP, encoded by the coding sequence GTGACTTGCCCTGCGGTCCGCTCGATTGGGGTCACTCCAGATCTCCCCACCATCCTCGACATCTACAACGAAGCAGTGCTGAACACCACTGCCTCATACGACTACGAGCCCACCAACCTGGAGGCGCGATTGGGATGGTTCGACGCCAAGATGGAGCAGGGCCTGCCCGTGTTCGTGGCCCAGGACCAAGGCACGGTGGTGGGGTGGGGTTCCTACGGGCCCTTTCGCGCCTGGCCCGGTTACCTGTACACCGTCGAGCACAGCGTCTACGTGGCGGCTGACCAGCGGGGTAAAGGCATCGGCAGGCGGCTGCTGCCCCCGCTGATCGAACACGCGCGGGCCAAGGGCCTGCACGCCATGATCGCGGGCATCGACGCCGACAATGCCGCAAGCCTACGACTCCACGAGGGCCTGGGCTTTGTCAAGGTGGCGCACTTCAGGCAGGTCGGCTGGAAGTTCGACCGCTGGCTCGATCTGGTGTTCCTGGAACTGTTGCTCGACGACGGCGACCGGACACCAGCCCGCCCTTGA
- a CDS encoding LysR family transcriptional regulator, which translates to MDLDQLLAFDRIVREGSFVRAAWSLGVVQPTVSARIQALEREVGGRLFVRGRKVTLTERGVSFLPYARRALSTLQDGVEAARLASAGERGRLAVGALRSLSGYFLAPALVRYYARSPDVECLVREGRQAEVVEQLCDGVVELGLMCWPPLDPLLADMTPLLHLREEVVLVVPRDHPLAGQGEVTQAELLAQSRPLLLLRWWPATPPELAALVTRAPSVADVPMDTGRFLLARGVGTGFFPRMVIAADLAEGRVAELRVVDLPPLHRDSALVHLSRQPGLSSAALNFAEVVREEARGVGLLSEAG; encoded by the coding sequence ATGGACTTGGATCAGCTCCTGGCGTTCGACCGGATCGTGCGGGAGGGCAGTTTCGTCCGGGCAGCTTGGTCTCTGGGCGTCGTGCAGCCGACAGTGAGTGCGCGCATTCAGGCACTGGAGCGGGAGGTGGGTGGTCGCCTGTTCGTGCGCGGGCGCAAGGTCACGCTGACCGAGCGGGGCGTGAGCTTTCTGCCGTACGCCCGCCGCGCGCTGAGTACGTTGCAAGACGGGGTGGAGGCCGCCCGCCTGGCCTCCGCCGGGGAACGGGGACGCCTCGCGGTAGGCGCCCTACGCTCGCTCAGCGGCTACTTTCTGGCTCCGGCGCTGGTGCGGTATTACGCCCGCTCCCCCGACGTGGAGTGCTTGGTGCGCGAGGGTCGTCAGGCGGAGGTCGTGGAGCAGTTGTGCGACGGCGTGGTCGAGCTGGGGTTGATGTGCTGGCCGCCGCTCGATCCCCTGCTGGCGGACATGACACCCCTGCTGCATCTGCGGGAGGAGGTGGTGTTGGTCGTGCCCCGTGACCATCCGCTGGCCGGGCAAGGCGAGGTGACGCAGGCCGAGCTGCTTGCGCAGAGCCGTCCCCTGCTGCTGCTCCGCTGGTGGCCGGCGACACCACCGGAACTGGCGGCGCTGGTGACCCGCGCCCCCTCCGTGGCCGATGTCCCGATGGATACGGGGCGGTTCCTGCTGGCCCGTGGGGTGGGGACGGGGTTCTTCCCGCGCATGGTGATCGCGGCGGACCTTGCGGAGGGGCGGGTCGCCGAGCTTCGGGTGGTGGACCTGCCGCCGCTGCACCGGGACAGCGCGCTGGTTCATCTGTCGCGGCAACCGGGTTTGTCGAGTGCGGCGCTGAACTTTGCGGAGGTGGTGCGGGAGGAGGCCCGGGGCGTAGGCCTGCTGTCGGAGGCCGGGTGA
- a CDS encoding IS3 family transposase gives MIQDARSAHPEVSVRRLCELHGVSRSWFYKQEGREEVDVDQALVSDIEAVVEEFVGYGYRRVTRELARRGRPVNHKRVLRVMRERRLLCRPKRRYRATTHSNHSEARFPNLLPEVIPVRPDQVWQADLTYVRVQQGFVYLACVLDGFTREVVGWSMSRFLDADLPLTALNNALAARCPAPGLLHHSDQGVQGGFKWSSQHPDQGGWDEHWEAKIR, from the coding sequence ATGATTCAGGATGCGCGGAGCGCGCATCCTGAGGTGTCGGTACGTCGCCTGTGTGAGCTGCATGGGGTCAGCCGCTCGTGGTTCTACAAACAGGAGGGCCGGGAGGAGGTAGACGTCGACCAGGCGCTGGTGAGCGACATCGAGGCGGTTGTGGAGGAGTTCGTCGGCTACGGGTATCGGCGCGTGACCCGCGAGTTGGCTCGACGAGGCCGCCCGGTGAATCACAAACGGGTGCTGCGGGTCATGCGGGAACGCCGCTTGTTGTGCCGCCCTAAACGTCGCTACCGAGCGACGACCCACTCGAACCACAGCGAGGCGCGCTTCCCCAACCTGCTGCCCGAGGTCATCCCGGTACGACCGGATCAGGTGTGGCAGGCCGACCTGACCTACGTGCGGGTCCAGCAAGGCTTTGTCTACCTGGCCTGCGTTCTGGACGGCTTCACCCGTGAAGTTGTCGGCTGGTCCATGTCCAGGTTCCTCGACGCGGACTTGCCGCTGACGGCCTTGAACAACGCGCTGGCCGCGCGTTGTCCGGCCCCAGGGCTCCTGCATCATTCGGACCAGGGCGTGCAGGGTGGATTCAAGTGGTCGTCGCAACACCCTGACCAAGGAGGGTGGGATGAGCACTGGGAAGCGAAAATCAGATAG
- a CDS encoding NAD-dependent epimerase/dehydratase family protein, with product MNTAELHVVLGGTGAAGSALVRELARQGKLVRAVSRSQKGDLPTGAEWKRADVMNAEALREAVRGASVVYLAAQPAYHRWPQEFPALIENVLTALPSPETKLVMVDNLYMYGPVTGSIHEGLPHAATDRKGRVRAEMTERLLSAHRSGLARVAIGRASDFYGPGVEASVADLNFFRKIASGRTVQWPARLNQPHSLSFVEDYARGLAILGERDEALGRAWHVPAAEPLTGRQFIELVAGEAGVTARPGMVPKALIRMVGFFNPSAREFGEMFYQFENAHVLDGSNFTRTFNFAPSAHREAVRVTLAWLRNHDARTAVLTG from the coding sequence ATGAACACAGCCGAACTGCACGTCGTCCTGGGCGGCACCGGAGCCGCCGGAAGCGCCCTCGTCCGTGAACTTGCCCGGCAAGGGAAGCTGGTGCGGGCCGTGTCGCGGTCCCAGAAGGGCGATCTGCCCACCGGCGCCGAGTGGAAGCGGGCGGACGTGATGAATGCCGAAGCGCTGCGGGAAGCGGTGCGCGGGGCGTCGGTGGTCTACCTCGCCGCTCAGCCCGCCTACCACCGCTGGCCCCAGGAATTCCCGGCCCTGATCGAGAACGTGCTCACCGCGCTGCCCTCACCCGAGACGAAGCTCGTGATGGTGGACAACCTGTACATGTACGGACCGGTCACCGGCTCCATCCACGAGGGCTTGCCACACGCGGCGACCGACCGCAAGGGCCGGGTACGGGCCGAGATGACCGAGCGCCTGCTGAGCGCTCACCGATCCGGTCTCGCCCGGGTGGCCATAGGCCGGGCCTCGGACTTCTACGGCCCCGGGGTGGAGGCGAGTGTTGCGGACCTGAACTTCTTTCGCAAGATCGCCTCCGGCAGGACCGTGCAGTGGCCGGCGCGGCTCAATCAACCTCACAGCCTGTCCTTTGTCGAGGACTACGCGCGCGGCCTGGCGATCCTGGGCGAGCGTGACGAAGCCCTCGGGCGGGCCTGGCACGTTCCAGCAGCCGAGCCCCTCACAGGACGGCAGTTTATAGAACTTGTCGCGGGCGAGGCGGGCGTGACCGCCAGGCCTGGCATGGTCCCCAAAGCCCTGATTCGGATGGTGGGCTTCTTTAATCCCTCGGCGCGAGAGTTCGGTGAAATGTTCTACCAATTCGAGAACGCTCATGTCCTCGACGGCTCGAACTTCACGCGCACCTTCAATTTCGCCCCCAGCGCTCACCGCGAGGCCGTGCGCGTGACCCTTGCCTGGCTACGGAACCACGATGCGAGGACCGCGGTTCTGACAGGTTGA
- a CDS encoding IS30 family transposase translates to MSTGKRKSDSAGRCKLHSPGRPSVARREHQRQFWVLIAAGQGSEDAATAVGVSPAVGTRWFREAGGMPPTTLAPWNATPSGRYLSFAQREEIALRRAQGHGVREIARHLARSPSTISRELRRNAATRGGGLEYRATTAQWHAERSARRPKPAKLAVNVALRAYVQDRLAGQVTSPCGATIPGPTVAFKGRRHGRRQSRRWASAWSPQQIARRLQLDFPNDRTMRISHEAIYQALYIEGRGGLRRELVTCLRTGRTLRVPRARRARMSKPFVAPEVMLKERPGEAADRTVAGHWEGDLILGLGSSAIGTLVERSTRFTLLLHLPRLPSHGVEARVKNGPALAGHGAEAVRDAVTSALTLLPEQLRRSLTWDQGAEMSQHAKLRGETGVAVYFCEPQSPWQRGTNENTNGLLRQYFPKGTDLSVHSADDLAAVAATLNARPRKVLDWRTPKEAFEHALHAIHTAVATTA, encoded by the coding sequence ATGAGCACTGGGAAGCGAAAATCAGATAGTGCGGGGCGCTGTAAGCTGCATTCGCCAGGACGGCCAAGCGTCGCCCGACGGGAGCACCAGCGGCAGTTCTGGGTGTTGATTGCGGCGGGTCAAGGGAGTGAAGATGCAGCCACAGCCGTCGGTGTCTCGCCTGCGGTGGGCACGCGATGGTTTCGAGAGGCAGGTGGTATGCCCCCCACAACATTGGCTCCCTGGAACGCCACGCCGTCAGGGCGGTATCTGTCCTTCGCCCAGCGGGAAGAGATCGCGCTCCGTCGAGCACAAGGTCATGGCGTGCGGGAGATTGCGAGGCACTTGGCAAGGTCCCCGTCGACCATCTCGCGTGAACTGCGGCGTAACGCCGCCACGCGTGGCGGCGGCCTGGAGTACCGGGCGACGACTGCCCAGTGGCACGCCGAACGGTCCGCCCGCCGACCAAAACCAGCCAAACTCGCGGTGAACGTGGCGCTGCGGGCGTACGTGCAAGACCGCCTGGCCGGGCAGGTCACCTCGCCCTGCGGGGCAACTATTCCTGGGCCGACTGTGGCGTTCAAGGGCCGTCGGCACGGGCGGCGACAGAGTCGCCGCTGGGCCAGTGCGTGGAGTCCACAGCAGATCGCCCGCCGACTGCAACTCGACTTTCCGAATGACCGCACCATGCGCATCAGCCACGAGGCCATTTACCAGGCGCTGTACATCGAAGGGCGGGGTGGGCTGCGCCGTGAGCTGGTCACCTGTCTGCGAACCGGTCGAACGTTGCGTGTTCCTCGAGCGCGTCGCGCCCGAATGAGCAAGCCGTTCGTCGCCCCCGAAGTCATGCTCAAAGAGCGTCCAGGAGAAGCGGCGGATCGGACGGTGGCGGGCCACTGGGAAGGCGACCTCATCCTCGGCCTGGGGAGCTCGGCCATCGGGACCTTGGTGGAGCGCTCGACGCGGTTCACGTTGTTGCTTCATCTCCCTCGTCTGCCCAGCCACGGTGTGGAAGCTCGCGTCAAGAATGGCCCGGCGCTGGCTGGACACGGTGCTGAAGCGGTGCGTGACGCTGTGACGAGCGCACTCACCCTCCTGCCGGAGCAGCTCCGACGGTCACTGACGTGGGATCAGGGTGCTGAGATGAGCCAGCACGCTAAACTGCGCGGTGAAACCGGGGTCGCCGTCTATTTCTGCGAGCCGCAGAGCCCGTGGCAGCGAGGCACGAACGAGAACACGAACGGTCTGTTGCGCCAATATTTTCCAAAGGGCACGGACCTGAGCGTGCACAGCGCGGACGACCTTGCCGCCGTGGCCGCTACCTTGAACGCCCGACCTCGCAAGGTGCTCGACTGGCGAACACCCAAGGAGGCCTTCGAACACGCGCTGCACGCCATTCATACTGCTGTTGCAACGACCGCTTGA
- a CDS encoding TetR/AcrR family transcriptional regulator: MTVAPVRKRLSREEARAQTRAALLDAAKTLFARQGFEGTSVEQIAEAAGYTRGAFYSNFEDKETLLIALIGRCFDDDLAQIQRLGGNLADVSAGFQQAANIEQELHREAHLLKMEFWMCALRFPAVREAYEGHQARLREGIGTLIEGQFAALHRPLPAPAEQLAAVTVALRNGLDTQKLINPQAVPSDLYALTLHLLMTGSPPATD; encoded by the coding sequence ATGACCGTTGCCCCCGTCCGGAAACGCTTGAGCAGGGAAGAGGCCCGCGCCCAGACCCGCGCCGCGCTGCTCGACGCGGCCAAGACCCTCTTCGCCCGGCAAGGCTTCGAAGGAACGTCGGTGGAGCAGATCGCAGAGGCCGCCGGCTACACGCGCGGCGCCTTCTATTCCAACTTCGAGGACAAGGAGACGTTGTTGATCGCCCTGATCGGGCGCTGCTTTGACGACGACCTGGCACAGATCCAGCGGTTGGGCGGCAACCTGGCCGATGTGAGCGCCGGGTTTCAGCAGGCCGCGAACATCGAGCAGGAGCTCCACCGCGAGGCCCACCTGCTCAAGATGGAGTTCTGGATGTGTGCCCTGCGCTTCCCGGCAGTGCGGGAGGCCTACGAGGGCCACCAGGCCCGGCTGCGCGAGGGCATCGGAACGCTGATCGAGGGACAGTTCGCTGCCCTGCACCGTCCGTTGCCTGCTCCCGCCGAGCAGCTTGCCGCCGTCACCGTGGCGCTCCGCAACGGGCTGGATACCCAAAAGCTGATCAACCCGCAGGCCGTCCCGAGCGACCTGTATGCCCTCACGCTCCACCTCCTGATGACCGGTTCTCCACCCGCGACCGATTAG
- a CDS encoding DMT family transporter yields MSWGSTFLALKVGVAHLPPFLLAGVRFVVAGGLLLGGLLLRGGGLRLSQRDIGRLLPLAMLMIALNSGLMAWGTKLVPTGVAAVVNYVPVSLGALTLGVLYGQERLTTVERAG; encoded by the coding sequence TTGAGTTGGGGTTCGACCTTCCTCGCGCTCAAGGTCGGCGTAGCCCACCTGCCCCCATTCCTACTGGCCGGGGTGCGGTTCGTGGTGGCCGGTGGGCTGTTGCTCGGCGGGCTACTCCTCCGCGGGGGCGGGCTGAGATTATCCCAACGAGACATTGGGCGCCTCCTGCCCCTGGCGATGCTGATGATCGCGCTGAACTCCGGGCTGATGGCCTGGGGAACAAAGCTCGTGCCCACGGGAGTGGCGGCGGTGGTGAACTACGTGCCGGTGTCCCTGGGGGCGCTGACCCTGGGCGTGTTGTACGGCCAGGAACGCCTCACGACGGTGGAGCGGGCAGGGTAG